The nucleotide sequence AGCGGGTCAAGCTCAACTGCGTGGTGATGAAGGGGCGCAACTTCGATGAAGTTCCGGCGCTGGTGCAATACGCCATTGACCAGCGCATCGACATCAGTTTTATCGAAGAAATGCCCTTGGGTGACGTCGGCCGTTCACGGGGCGAAGCGTTTTGTTCCAGTGAGGAAGTGCGGGCGCTGATAGCGAAGAGCCATCCATTGCTCGACAGCACGGAAAACAGCGGGGGACCGGCACGGTATGTGCGCCTGGAACAGCATCCCGAGACGCGGATCGGTTTTATTTCACCCAATAGCCACAACTTCTGTGGCAGCTGCAATCGAGTGCGAATGACGGTTGAAGGCAAGCTGCTGTTATGTCTGGGGCAAGACGATGCGCTGGATTTAAGGCAATTGCTGCGGCGTTACCCGCTGGATGACCAGCCGGTGATCAGTGCGGTGCAAAAGGCGCTACGGGGCAAACCGTTACGTCACGATTTCACCCCGGACACAGAGGTGCAAATCGTCAGATTCATGAACATGAGTGGCGGTTGATACGCACTTTATTGGCTGGTGTTCAGGGCATTTTTTTCACCGCCCAATCTTGATATCGGTCAATTGCAGAACCGCGTTTTGTCCGTAGCCTTTACTGCATGTTGTGTTTTTACTTTGATAAAAATCTATATGCAGTATCTGGAGGCCAAATGCAGAGCACGCTGATCGCAACAGGATATACCCGTCTGTATAAACGCAATGGCGATCTGGTTGCCTTCGATGCCGACAAGATCCGTCAGGCATTGATCGCTGCCGGCAAGGCAACCGGCGAATACACCGAGGCTGATGTCGAACGCTTGCTCGAGGCGGTACTCGCGCGCCTGGCAGGGTTGCCCAGGCTGCATGTCGAGCAGATCCAGGACCGTGTCGAACGGGTGTTGATGGATGCGGGTTTTTTCTTCGCCATGCGTGCCTACATCGTCTACCGCGAACAGCACGGACGCTTGCGCCGCGACCGCCGGACCATGGTCGAGGTTGCCACGTCAATGAACGAATACCTGGACCGTGAAGACTGGCGGGTTCAGGCCAATGCCAACCAAGGCTATTCCCTCGGCGGGCTGGTGTTGAATGTATCGGGCAAGGTGACCGCCAACTACTGGCTCGATGAGGTCTACAGCGAAGCGATCGGCCAGGCCCACCGCGAGGCCGATTTGCATGTGCATGACCTCGACATGCTCGCCGGTTATTGCGCCGGCTGGTCGTTGCGCACCCTGTTGCACGAAGGGTTGAATGGTGTGCCAGGGCGTGTCGAAGCCGGGCCGCCGAAACACTTGAGCAGCGCCCTGGGGCAAATGGTGAACTTCCTCGGCACCCTGCAAAACGAATGGGCCGGCGCCCAGGCGTTCAGCTCGTTCGGCACCTACCTGGCGCCCTATGTACGCAAGGACCAGCTTGGCTTCGAGCAGGTTCGCCAGGCGCTCCAGGAATTCATCTACAACCTCAACGTACCTTCGCGCTGGGGCACCCAGACGCCGTT is from Pseudomonas mucidolens and encodes:
- the moaA gene encoding GTP 3',8-cyclase MoaA, with translation MNAVLQDGFGRQIDYLRLSVTDRCDFRCVYCMAKNMTFLPRQQVLTLEELQRLARLFVGQGVRKIRLTGGEPLIRPGILGLCRDIAALPGLRELVMTSNGSQLGRLAGPLAEAGVKRMNISLDSLDAQKFRAITRNGDLEHVLGGIEAARNAGFERVKLNCVVMKGRNFDEVPALVQYAIDQRIDISFIEEMPLGDVGRSRGEAFCSSEEVRALIAKSHPLLDSTENSGGPARYVRLEQHPETRIGFISPNSHNFCGSCNRVRMTVEGKLLLCLGQDDALDLRQLLRRYPLDDQPVISAVQKALRGKPLRHDFTPDTEVQIVRFMNMSGG